A stretch of the bacterium genome encodes the following:
- a CDS encoding tetratricopeptide repeat protein — protein sequence MKTKIHSFNFSLLIALIIFLGYLGGCAHIQVESPAAGFVREGTSLFNADKIDESAILFRKAYAADPFFAPAYKMLGRVYLAKGDNYRAEMFFRKSLALDSSNSEIYGWIGDIYWADGDTAGAFEYYQKCPKEDPHYAILHYRLGVREYQNGHIDKARNEFEKALEYPEFWGGHFGLGLISFSNGEYQNAATYFHEAERSCAEPEVSFWLAKSYRMQARDAEAYFYFKQFTNSIQGECLLCPEAEESAKQLKSAVVDSSLEIDTSLVIPFTVLEHDVLEVGIFDLEGRLVKSLFNGWITKGDYTLEWNGENSNGELMDNGVYLGCVERKFDLELKPILLEK from the coding sequence ATGAAAACTAAAATACACAGCTTTAATTTTTCCCTCCTTATTGCATTAATAATTTTCCTGGGCTACCTTGGAGGGTGTGCGCATATACAAGTCGAAAGCCCCGCTGCTGGTTTCGTTCGCGAAGGCACCAGTTTATTTAACGCGGATAAAATCGATGAATCGGCTATCCTTTTTCGTAAAGCCTATGCCGCCGATCCATTTTTTGCTCCAGCCTATAAAATGCTCGGAAGAGTCTATCTTGCTAAAGGCGATAACTACCGCGCTGAAATGTTCTTTCGAAAATCGCTTGCTCTGGATAGCTCGAACTCCGAAATATATGGCTGGATAGGCGATATTTATTGGGCAGATGGTGATACTGCAGGTGCTTTTGAATACTACCAGAAATGTCCAAAAGAAGACCCTCATTATGCGATCTTGCACTATAGGCTAGGTGTGAGAGAATATCAGAATGGACATATCGATAAGGCTAGAAACGAGTTTGAAAAAGCTCTAGAATATCCAGAGTTTTGGGGCGGGCATTTCGGTCTTGGACTTATCTCATTCTCCAATGGCGAATACCAGAATGCAGCAACATATTTCCATGAGGCGGAAAGATCTTGTGCTGAGCCAGAGGTCTCCTTTTGGCTTGCCAAATCTTATAGGATGCAAGCACGCGATGCCGAAGCGTATTTTTATTTTAAACAGTTTACAAATTCCATTCAGGGCGAATGCTTGCTTTGCCCCGAGGCCGAGGAATCTGCAAAACAATTGAAGAGCGCTGTAGTTGATTCATCCCTTGAAATAGACACATCTCTTGTTATACCCTTTACAGTCCTCGAACACGATGTTCTCGAGGTCGGGATCTTCGATCTTGAGGGACGTCTTGTTAAATCTCTTTTTAATGGTTGGATAACAAAAGGAGATTATACTTTGGAGTGGAACGGCGAAAACTCAAATGGAGAGCTCATGGACAACGGTGTTTATCTTGGATGTGTTGAGCGCAAATTTGATCTCGAACTTAAACCTATTCTTCTCGAAAAATAA
- a CDS encoding S8 family serine peptidase: MERFIDKNLFRSAIALLFFLIGSVCALDSYYLSFDPIDLATLRKYENLSFEERKHITVGILRAYSEKAQAEALILLDELTRNGEISDVRPLWICNCIRFSATTSAIDQIESSQLDARLVKSIPKEAMLFNPAKTSEYEASVDSIAWGLEQVGVPTIWRSFGLDGKGTLVAILDSGTDFGNPNLIGSFWENTSEIPLNNIDDDSNGYIDDWRGYDWTEDDPWPYDERGHGTHVSGIVAGRGIMGMATGMAPACKIMPLKVLNYSGTGEEADVWEAIQYAIENGARVMNLSIGWRYSSSPDRSAWRAAVESACEIGVVMCIAGGNEGGTDGAPNNLRTPGDVPRALTVGATDILDERASFSSLGPVAWGEVAPYFDHPYPPGLIKPDIVAPGDSVPSSTLGGGVEYWDGTSMACPHLAGASAIILQLCPDISHDSVKALIETSAFDLGPTGKDSIYGSGRLDLINLFNRLDNIGWLRGNTEPLAQICSTPSQAKIQADSLGHFFIAMKEGTYTITADKFGFSSTTSLVSVVAGDTSFINLPISPGIPNNLQFVVRDFDNGAPIGDAILTFPLWPLDSFYTLSDGRIAISISESDTTTVQINKSGWTTYEFTANEIYPDTMLHTIYLQRALDFELDSGLTHWGISDSIYSDDWEWGTPSTGPSPRSGDRLWATRLDTTYSNSSDSWLSLGQVDLSSDAEAPRLEFFQWFELEASSRACWDGGNIKARIPDSEWNIIEPQGGYPIFIDDYNPITGGQPGFSGEFSGAHWHRVVFSLDAFIGDTVELAAHMGSDNNTVYSGWFIDDVAILPKTLREPIFRSVSTEFTAGEVVISGTLFAVNSEIVEDSLLAHFGGAASGTASMISIGEYFECSIEGPFSSESLFIWLSVVDSEARKAIYPHSAPDSMITVLIDFSEDTTSPIIERWAYWPNRIIGLDSTVFVFIIEDSSPTTSIFTFEQDSIIDSIIIPGSFYDTLLITIPLTSSSALEWHITSRDSFGNIASDSSTVTFATEVSLDFHTTSSPFEISDSTNWRWLPDSGWLFSSEGPILEFLDLPLLECPGTLAIEIIGEYHFDGNSAGALIFKGFPGDSFASLPDTIPSGNPFFPGLPGVIGTGNIVSTILPSVSGGIFTFQLAAAIPDSDFAYWLIDSICFLTESKITQALTPKDLSISVFPNPFNDACKICIDNLDKPSVIDIFDICGRRVYSRNLTSETSSFVWDGCSTTRKCLPSGVYLIKLADSIEIAKITLLH, translated from the coding sequence GTGGAACGTTTCATTGATAAAAACCTTTTTAGAAGCGCAATTGCGCTTCTTTTTTTCCTGATAGGTTCAGTTTGCGCACTCGACTCTTATTATTTGTCATTCGATCCTATCGACTTAGCCACGCTCAGAAAATATGAAAATCTATCTTTCGAAGAGAGAAAACATATAACAGTAGGTATTCTTCGAGCATACTCGGAAAAAGCCCAAGCAGAAGCTCTCATTCTGTTAGATGAATTAACACGCAATGGTGAAATCTCCGATGTCCGTCCCCTTTGGATATGCAACTGCATTCGTTTTTCGGCTACAACATCAGCAATCGATCAAATCGAATCATCACAACTGGATGCTCGTCTTGTTAAGAGTATTCCAAAAGAAGCAATGCTGTTTAATCCCGCAAAAACCTCAGAATATGAGGCTTCGGTGGATAGCATAGCATGGGGATTGGAGCAAGTTGGGGTGCCAACCATATGGCGCAGTTTTGGGCTGGACGGAAAAGGCACACTCGTAGCAATTCTCGACAGTGGAACTGACTTCGGCAACCCAAACCTTATAGGCTCTTTTTGGGAAAACACCAGCGAGATACCTTTAAACAACATCGATGACGATAGTAACGGTTACATAGATGACTGGCGCGGTTACGATTGGACAGAAGACGATCCATGGCCTTACGATGAGCGCGGCCATGGCACCCATGTTTCAGGGATTGTTGCGGGACGAGGTATTATGGGCATGGCCACAGGAATGGCTCCGGCATGCAAGATAATGCCTCTTAAAGTGCTAAACTATTCCGGAACTGGAGAGGAAGCAGATGTTTGGGAGGCTATCCAATACGCTATTGAGAATGGTGCTCGAGTTATGAATCTCTCTATCGGTTGGCGCTACAGCAGCTCACCAGACAGGTCGGCCTGGCGTGCTGCTGTCGAATCCGCATGTGAAATCGGCGTGGTAATGTGCATTGCAGGGGGCAATGAAGGCGGAACTGATGGCGCTCCGAATAACCTTCGCACACCCGGAGATGTCCCTCGAGCTCTCACTGTTGGGGCCACGGACATACTCGATGAACGCGCGAGTTTTAGTTCCCTCGGACCGGTTGCGTGGGGAGAAGTTGCTCCGTATTTCGATCATCCATACCCTCCGGGTCTCATTAAACCGGATATTGTAGCGCCGGGGGATTCGGTTCCAAGCTCAACTTTAGGCGGCGGTGTCGAATATTGGGATGGCACCAGCATGGCCTGTCCTCATCTAGCTGGCGCATCTGCTATTATTCTCCAGCTATGCCCCGACATCTCGCACGATTCTGTTAAAGCACTTATTGAAACCTCGGCGTTTGACCTCGGTCCAACCGGCAAGGATAGTATTTACGGTTCTGGAAGACTCGACCTTATTAACCTATTTAACCGGCTTGATAATATCGGCTGGCTGCGCGGCAATACCGAACCTTTGGCGCAGATATGCTCGACCCCTTCCCAAGCCAAAATCCAAGCCGATAGTCTTGGCCATTTCTTCATTGCGATGAAAGAGGGAACTTATACAATCACAGCCGATAAATTTGGATTTTCATCTACGACATCCCTCGTGAGTGTAGTCGCTGGAGACACTTCCTTCATCAATTTACCAATTTCCCCCGGAATTCCTAACAACCTTCAATTTGTAGTCAGGGATTTCGACAATGGTGCTCCAATAGGCGATGCCATCTTGACTTTCCCGCTGTGGCCATTAGATAGTTTTTACACCCTTTCCGACGGCAGAATTGCAATAAGCATCTCAGAATCGGACACTACAACCGTGCAAATAAACAAATCTGGTTGGACAACCTATGAATTCACAGCTAACGAAATCTACCCAGATACTATGCTTCACACAATTTATTTACAACGCGCCCTTGACTTTGAATTGGATTCCGGTCTAACACATTGGGGCATAAGTGATTCCATATATAGCGACGATTGGGAGTGGGGAACACCTTCGACAGGGCCATCTCCTCGAAGCGGCGATAGACTTTGGGCTACACGATTGGACACCACCTATTCAAATTCAAGCGACAGTTGGCTTAGTCTTGGACAAGTTGATCTTTCTTCGGATGCGGAAGCTCCTCGCCTTGAATTTTTCCAATGGTTCGAGCTGGAGGCCAGCTCGCGTGCTTGCTGGGATGGAGGAAACATCAAGGCTCGAATTCCTGACAGTGAATGGAATATTATCGAACCTCAGGGTGGGTATCCTATCTTCATCGATGACTATAATCCCATCACAGGTGGACAACCCGGATTTTCAGGTGAGTTCAGTGGCGCACATTGGCACAGGGTTGTTTTTTCGCTCGATGCCTTCATTGGTGACACAGTCGAACTAGCAGCACACATGGGTTCCGATAACAATACAGTTTATTCTGGATGGTTTATCGACGATGTAGCGATTCTTCCAAAAACACTTCGAGAACCCATATTTCGAAGTGTTTCCACTGAATTTACAGCAGGTGAGGTTGTAATTTCAGGGACATTATTCGCTGTAAACTCGGAAATTGTCGAGGACTCTCTCCTGGCACATTTTGGGGGCGCAGCCTCTGGAACAGCATCCATGATTTCGATTGGTGAGTATTTCGAATGCTCAATAGAAGGTCCTTTTTCGAGTGAAAGCCTATTTATATGGCTTTCGGTAGTCGATAGCGAAGCCCGAAAAGCTATTTATCCACATAGCGCCCCAGATTCGATGATAACGGTCTTGATCGATTTTTCTGAAGATACAACCTCACCTATTATCGAACGATGGGCATACTGGCCTAATCGAATAATTGGATTGGATTCCACCGTTTTCGTATTTATAATCGAGGACAGCTCGCCGACAACCTCAATATTTACCTTCGAGCAAGACTCCATAATCGACAGTATAATTATCCCCGGCTCTTTTTATGACACATTATTGATTACCATTCCGCTTACTTCGTCGAGTGCCCTCGAATGGCATATTACCTCCAGAGATAGCTTTGGTAATATCGCATCAGATTCTTCGACTGTTACTTTTGCGACTGAAGTCTCTTTAGATTTTCATACAACATCCTCGCCCTTCGAAATATCCGACAGCACAAATTGGCGGTGGCTCCCCGATAGTGGATGGCTTTTTTCAAGCGAAGGCCCAATTCTAGAATTTCTCGATCTTCCACTTCTCGAGTGCCCTGGAACCTTAGCCATCGAGATAATTGGTGAATACCATTTTGATGGCAACAGCGCGGGTGCGCTTATCTTCAAGGGTTTTCCGGGCGATAGTTTTGCATCTTTACCAGATACCATTCCTTCCGGAAATCCTTTCTTTCCTGGACTGCCCGGTGTTATCGGCACAGGGAATATTGTATCGACTATACTTCCATCAGTTTCTGGTGGAATCTTCACTTTTCAACTTGCCGCTGCCATTCCTGATAGCGATTTCGCATATTGGCTTATAGACTCCATCTGTTTCTTAACCGAATCGAAGATTACGCAAGCTTTAACACCAAAGGATTTATCGATTTCTGTTTTTCCAAATCCCTTTAACGATGCATGTAAAATATGTATCGATAACCTCGATAAACCATCGGTGATAGATATTTTCGACATCTGCGGAAGACGTGTTTATTCACGAAATCTTACCTCCGAAACCTCATCTTTCGTCTGGGATGGCTGTTCTACAACTCGAAAGTGCCTGCCCTCCGGAGTTTATTTGATTAAGTTGGCCGACTCGATTGAGATTGCTAAGATCACTTTACTTCATTAA
- the rsmA gene encoding ribosomal RNA small subunit methyltransferase A, with translation MFVDTHAHIDFEDFTDELDNVISRAWDVGVRTIVIPSIEAKTMQKAASIAESFPHIWFAAGWHPSDADSFDESLFKHYLGHPKCIAIGEIGLDFYREHTEKSLQIEVFRKQLGIAADRSLPVIIHIREAWDEARKIIDEFPEVVCDFHAFSGGAEEVEWIVQRSGYMGLGGPLTFKNFKRSETIETIPMGNILLETDCPFLAPHPHRGNRNEPSFIPLIADKVAEFKSVELDKVEMVTTANLKRFLGIPMPISISNKNIAKRSLSQNFLCDDNIIKKFVSIINKTDLIIEIGAGNGEITSYLPEKSLNIWVTEPDWGRIPALKKAAPETIILPMKVQNIDLKGLCSFEGKKATIVGNLPYADSSQIIFQIIEHRDIIDRAIIMIQKEFAERLCACPGSKKYGIPSVLLSLFFDVNYQFDVSPHCFKPVPRVDSSVISMVPRKETPAQKVEYHLLKDIIKSAFSHRRKTIANSMKWAFGQYDLIPILKTVGINPSDRAENISPESFVNLAIALGKTVL, from the coding sequence ATGTTTGTTGACACACACGCACATATAGATTTCGAGGATTTCACCGATGAGCTTGATAACGTTATCTCGAGGGCATGGGATGTCGGCGTTAGGACAATAGTGATTCCGTCGATAGAGGCGAAAACAATGCAAAAAGCGGCCTCGATAGCTGAAAGTTTCCCCCACATATGGTTTGCCGCTGGATGGCATCCAAGTGATGCGGATTCCTTCGATGAAAGCTTGTTTAAGCATTATCTCGGCCATCCAAAATGCATTGCCATTGGAGAAATAGGCCTTGATTTTTACCGAGAACACACTGAGAAATCGCTACAAATAGAGGTTTTTAGAAAACAACTTGGGATAGCAGCGGATAGATCGCTTCCTGTTATAATCCATATTCGTGAGGCTTGGGACGAGGCTCGAAAGATAATTGATGAATTCCCGGAAGTTGTTTGCGATTTTCATGCCTTTTCGGGCGGGGCCGAGGAGGTTGAGTGGATAGTGCAAAGAAGCGGATATATGGGGCTTGGAGGGCCATTAACCTTCAAGAATTTTAAAAGAAGCGAGACAATCGAAACCATCCCTATGGGAAATATCCTCCTTGAAACGGATTGCCCTTTTCTCGCACCACACCCCCATAGAGGAAATCGAAATGAACCGTCATTCATTCCTTTAATCGCCGATAAGGTGGCTGAATTCAAATCAGTCGAATTGGACAAGGTCGAAATGGTAACAACTGCAAATCTTAAGCGGTTTTTAGGTATTCCGATGCCGATTTCCATTAGCAACAAGAATATTGCAAAAAGATCACTATCTCAGAATTTTTTATGCGATGATAATATTATCAAGAAATTTGTTAGCATCATCAATAAAACAGATTTAATCATCGAAATTGGAGCTGGCAATGGCGAGATTACTTCATATTTACCCGAGAAATCTCTCAATATCTGGGTAACAGAACCTGATTGGGGGCGCATCCCGGCATTAAAAAAGGCTGCGCCGGAAACGATCATTCTTCCAATGAAAGTCCAGAACATCGACCTAAAAGGGCTTTGCTCTTTCGAGGGCAAAAAAGCGACAATAGTCGGCAACCTTCCATATGCTGATAGTTCTCAAATAATTTTTCAAATTATCGAGCATCGTGATATTATCGATAGGGCTATCATTATGATACAAAAGGAGTTTGCCGAAAGACTGTGTGCCTGTCCGGGTTCTAAAAAATATGGCATCCCGAGTGTGCTTCTGTCATTATTTTTTGATGTTAATTATCAATTCGATGTCTCGCCGCATTGTTTTAAACCTGTGCCAAGGGTTGATTCCTCCGTTATATCAATGGTGCCAAGAAAAGAAACACCTGCCCAAAAAGTTGAATACCATTTATTGAAAGACATCATTAAATCTGCATTCTCGCACAGGCGAAAAACCATAGCTAATTCGATGAAATGGGCTTTCGGGCAATATGATCTAATTCCAATCTTGAAGACCGTAGGAATAAATCCCTCGGACAGAGCGGAAAATATATCGCCAGAGAGTTTCGTAAACTTAGCGATAGCCCTCGGAAAGACAGTGCTCTGA
- a CDS encoding outer membrane protein transport protein — protein sequence MRFFVLILCLFLFVISAFSAGMNLPCVGAKALSMGGAFRAIADDGSAVFWNPAGLSANDASQVNLLGQLLLTFSTYVADDTLIAINQLFREGTNEKIDKTFFLGNGYFTYAPKKLERWRFGLGIYSPAGVGSTWDVLKENGSGGVGKINPSEMNSMFPDSDYIMSTTESLPYKDFRGTLGCYSINPGTSYNLTNKVSLGISAIWTFAVLDIGIPSSDYDKMQTDTGVVFQEGEFSGESYGFNLGVLYKPNKRLSFGGNLKYQTDFSFEGDLTETVYKFYNEDLHNLGLFIGDTILSGGKLIKPPVRAYAELSRPFELGVGSAYKLGEKLTISLDLSYTYWSSVDSIILKSREGEQLVTMAMHWVDTYRISVGGEYQFSALSARLGAFYEPNPSVLDFQNLFIPEMNDRVAFTGGLGLHLKDFLLEFSAETEFFGEIIASPNFEGDFPVNIPGTYTGKVGDLILSATYIF from the coding sequence ATGAGATTTTTTGTTCTGATACTTTGCCTTTTTTTATTCGTTATCTCCGCTTTTTCAGCAGGGATGAACCTACCATGTGTCGGGGCAAAAGCACTTTCTATGGGTGGCGCTTTCCGCGCTATCGCCGACGATGGTTCTGCAGTGTTTTGGAATCCAGCTGGATTGTCTGCTAATGATGCTTCACAAGTAAATCTGCTCGGGCAATTACTTCTGACTTTTTCAACATATGTCGCCGACGACACGCTTATCGCAATAAATCAGCTTTTTCGCGAGGGAACAAACGAAAAAATCGATAAAACCTTTTTCCTTGGGAACGGCTATTTTACTTATGCCCCAAAGAAACTCGAGAGATGGCGCTTCGGCTTAGGTATATATTCCCCTGCCGGAGTCGGAAGCACTTGGGATGTGCTTAAAGAGAACGGCAGCGGTGGAGTAGGAAAGATTAATCCAAGCGAGATGAACTCGATGTTCCCTGATTCCGATTACATTATGAGCACCACTGAATCCTTACCCTATAAGGATTTTCGAGGAACATTGGGGTGTTATTCGATCAACCCTGGAACGAGCTACAATTTAACTAATAAGGTTTCTCTGGGTATATCCGCAATTTGGACCTTCGCAGTTCTAGATATTGGGATACCATCATCAGATTACGATAAAATGCAAACAGATACCGGCGTAGTTTTTCAGGAAGGTGAATTTTCCGGAGAAAGCTACGGCTTTAATTTGGGTGTGCTTTATAAACCGAACAAAAGACTATCGTTTGGAGGAAATCTCAAGTATCAGACAGATTTTTCATTCGAAGGCGATTTAACCGAGACTGTATATAAATTCTACAACGAGGATCTTCACAATCTTGGCTTGTTTATAGGGGACACGATCCTTTCTGGTGGAAAGCTTATCAAACCCCCAGTGCGCGCGTATGCGGAACTCTCGCGTCCATTTGAATTGGGCGTGGGATCAGCTTATAAATTGGGAGAAAAATTAACAATTTCTCTCGATTTGTCATATACTTACTGGTCTTCTGTCGATTCGATAATCCTAAAATCCCGCGAAGGCGAACAACTGGTAACCATGGCGATGCATTGGGTTGATACATATAGAATTTCTGTTGGTGGAGAATATCAATTTTCGGCGCTTTCAGCGCGATTGGGTGCTTTCTATGAACCCAATCCTTCCGTTTTGGATTTTCAGAATCTTTTCATACCAGAGATGAATGACAGAGTTGCCTTCACTGGAGGACTTGGACTACATCTCAAAGATTTTCTTTTGGAATTTTCTGCGGAGACAGAATTCTTTGGAGAGATAATCGCAAGCCCAAATTTTGAGGGAGATTTTCCGGTCAACATCCCGGGAACATACACAGGTAAAGTTGGGGATTTAATCTTATCGGCAACATATATTTTTTAG
- the pgsC gene encoding poly-gamma-glutamate biosynthesis protein PgsC, with amino-acid sequence MLWLSVGLGLVLSLGFAEWFGLAAGGLVVPGYIALFWSEPLKVVGTVIIAIAAFGSIKVISQYTLIYGRRKLVLTVLIAFVYAWLFRVLLQGEYGLFLNSFDPIGFIIPGLLAYWMDKQGVIDTLSTMVIASIVVRLMLIIFRGGELLEVALPTS; translated from the coding sequence ATGCTCTGGTTGTCTGTAGGTCTTGGATTGGTATTATCGCTCGGCTTCGCCGAATGGTTTGGACTTGCCGCTGGTGGGCTTGTAGTCCCGGGCTATATCGCTCTTTTCTGGAGCGAACCACTTAAAGTGGTGGGAACGGTAATTATTGCCATAGCCGCGTTCGGTTCGATAAAAGTAATAAGCCAATACACACTTATTTATGGAAGACGCAAACTGGTTCTAACTGTGCTTATTGCATTTGTTTATGCTTGGCTTTTCAGGGTTCTTTTACAAGGCGAATACGGATTGTTTCTTAATTCTTTCGACCCCATCGGTTTTATAATTCCCGGCCTTTTAGCCTACTGGATGGATAAGCAGGGAGTTATCGATACACTCAGCACTATGGTAATTGCCAGTATTGTCGTCCGGCTAATGCTTATTATTTTTAGAGGAGGTGAGCTTCTTGAAGTGGCACTCCCGACGAGTTAA
- the pgsB gene encoding poly-gamma-glutamate synthase PgsB, translated as MELFLILLIIALIVWWVLEYRRHSMNVDRIKIRIHVNGTRGKSSVTRLIAGALREGGIHTVAKTTGTIPRLILPDGTEEPIVRLGSPNIHEQVAIVRRAVDLDAEALVIECMALLPEYQEISERKIIKSTIDVITNARPDHLDVMGPTGHDVIDALCGTISKGNICFTSEKEHFDHIEKNAIDNGATIVQAVPSTIEKTDMAGFSYIEHEENVALALKVAEHLGISRETAIRGMQKATPDIGALTVYKVEFFGKVAIFYNAFAANDPESTGALWVKLKLDTDPTFPTIVLANNRADRASRTSQLAEMLVDKVHANYYILTGTNTKLLVEKLDRHGMNMTAVYDMGGVEVEDIFELCMELTPTHSSIVGVGNIGGIGREILAYFEARALPRKTHHHDDSANGV; from the coding sequence ATGGAATTATTCCTCATTCTGCTTATAATTGCGCTAATCGTCTGGTGGGTTTTGGAATATCGCCGGCATTCTATGAATGTAGATAGAATAAAAATTCGAATCCATGTCAACGGCACTAGAGGAAAATCCTCTGTAACTAGGCTTATCGCTGGCGCGCTTCGCGAGGGTGGAATTCACACGGTTGCAAAAACTACCGGCACAATTCCGAGGCTTATTCTTCCAGATGGCACCGAGGAACCCATAGTGCGTCTCGGCTCGCCAAATATTCACGAACAGGTTGCAATCGTTCGCCGGGCTGTCGATCTCGATGCAGAGGCACTTGTTATTGAATGTATGGCGCTACTTCCAGAGTATCAAGAAATATCTGAGCGCAAAATCATTAAAAGCACCATCGATGTCATAACCAACGCACGCCCCGATCATCTAGATGTGATGGGACCAACCGGACATGATGTAATCGATGCGCTTTGCGGCACAATCTCGAAGGGGAACATCTGTTTTACTTCTGAAAAGGAGCATTTTGACCATATAGAGAAAAATGCCATCGATAACGGAGCGACAATTGTGCAAGCAGTTCCCTCCACTATTGAAAAAACCGATATGGCTGGATTTTCATACATCGAACACGAGGAAAATGTTGCATTAGCGCTTAAAGTGGCTGAACATTTGGGGATTTCTCGCGAAACTGCCATTCGAGGAATGCAAAAAGCGACCCCTGATATCGGCGCATTGACCGTTTATAAAGTTGAATTCTTCGGGAAAGTAGCAATATTCTATAATGCTTTTGCCGCCAACGATCCCGAATCTACCGGTGCGCTCTGGGTCAAGCTTAAACTCGATACAGACCCAACCTTCCCAACAATTGTGCTAGCGAATAACCGTGCAGACCGTGCAAGCCGAACTTCACAGCTTGCAGAAATGTTAGTGGATAAAGTCCATGCTAATTATTATATATTAACAGGAACGAATACTAAGCTTCTCGTCGAGAAGCTCGATCGGCATGGTATGAATATGACCGCAGTTTACGATATGGGTGGAGTGGAGGTCGAAGATATATTCGAGCTTTGCATGGAATTGACGCCCACACACAGTTCCATAGTGGGTGTAGGGAATATTGGTGGTATAGGCAGGGAAATTTTGGCCTATTTCGAGGCAAGAGCTTTGCCTCGTAAAACACACCACCATGACGACAGCGCAAATGGGGTATAA
- a CDS encoding 16S rRNA (uracil(1498)-N(3))-methyltransferase has protein sequence MKFVSTSFFIPSNCISRGQVKFPKDESTHVYKVMRASVGDTVRAVDGKGHIYWVKITRVDIMHSRGEIIETTTTELEPHTLFSLAMGTILPKRMEAAWDSCVQLGISTLIPVRTKFSLSRIREDGKFIDRLNAVGKRAMLQSGRAVHPTVEMPCELSEIVIHDFNTILFGDEEGLPTPPSEKPKLGEKVLLLVGPEGGFSAEEKRIIEQAGGVGISLGPRKLRAETAAVTLSVLALRWSRDI, from the coding sequence ATGAAATTCGTTTCAACTAGTTTTTTTATCCCTTCAAATTGCATCTCCCGTGGGCAAGTTAAATTTCCTAAGGATGAAAGCACCCATGTCTATAAAGTCATGCGTGCTTCTGTTGGGGATACAGTGCGCGCTGTCGATGGCAAGGGACATATATATTGGGTAAAAATCACTCGTGTTGATATTATGCACAGCAGAGGCGAGATAATCGAAACGACAACTACGGAGTTAGAACCACACACCCTCTTCTCGTTAGCTATGGGAACCATTTTACCAAAACGCATGGAAGCAGCTTGGGATTCATGCGTTCAGTTGGGAATTTCAACCCTAATTCCGGTAAGAACAAAATTCTCTCTTTCGCGTATAAGAGAGGATGGAAAATTCATCGATAGGTTAAATGCAGTTGGAAAAAGAGCTATGCTTCAAAGCGGTAGAGCTGTTCATCCGACCGTAGAAATGCCCTGCGAGTTGAGCGAAATTGTTATACACGATTTTAACACCATACTTTTTGGCGACGAGGAAGGTTTGCCTACGCCACCATCAGAAAAACCAAAACTCGGGGAAAAAGTGCTCTTATTAGTTGGACCCGAAGGGGGGTTTTCAGCGGAGGAAAAGAGGATTATCGAACAAGCCGGTGGCGTCGGAATATCACTTGGGCCGAGAAAGTTAAGAGCGGAAACAGCTGCAGTAACGCTTTCTGTTTTGGCCTTAAGGTGGTCGAGGGACATATAA